A single genomic interval of Metasolibacillus fluoroglycofenilyticus harbors:
- a CDS encoding ABC transporter ATP-binding protein — MKTVFSYVKPYKWPALIALALMLIELVVELAQPLIMARIVDDGILAQDGQAIWYWGLVMLALSLLALVVGIINSYFASHAALSFGYDLRNALFSKIQSFTMATYLKFPTSSLITRLTSDITQVQNVFFMSLRIMLRAPLSVIGSMVMAFIVNAKIALFLMIGAPILVIFLAIMVKRGVAYFSEVQGRLDRVNRVLQESLQAMRLVKAYMRGHYEAARFNKVAEGLKIDTVKALRTMELIMPVLLLVMNLSLLAVLWFGAAEVNSNNAQVGDLIAIVNYAMRMTGAFSMFAFIIIAFARAKASAERMEEILIIEDGLEIRAGQEEEFNEAQLGTVRFDNVSFSYNGELNVLHNVSFDVKQGEKLAIMGATGAGKSTLLNLIPRFYEATGGQVFVNGRDVKAWDLDDLRAMIGFVPQQSLLFTGSILENVSWGKVDASLAEVEAATRQAQIHESVESFPNAYETRVGQKGVNLSGGQKQRLSIARALIRKSQILLLDDSTSALDVKTEAALWAALEKERATMLVVTQKIRTARGADRILLLDAGRVVGFGSHDELLQTSNLYKKIAQSQQEQGEEL, encoded by the coding sequence ATGAAAACGGTATTTTCTTATGTAAAGCCGTATAAATGGCCTGCGCTCATAGCTCTCGCTCTCATGTTGATTGAGTTAGTTGTTGAGCTTGCGCAGCCGTTAATTATGGCGAGAATAGTTGATGATGGGATTTTGGCGCAGGATGGACAAGCGATATGGTATTGGGGGCTAGTCATGCTTGCTCTATCACTATTAGCCTTAGTGGTAGGGATTATTAATTCATATTTTGCCTCACATGCTGCTCTAAGCTTTGGCTATGATTTGCGCAATGCTTTATTTAGTAAGATTCAGTCATTTACAATGGCTACCTATTTAAAGTTTCCAACTTCTAGTTTAATTACACGTTTAACAAGTGATATTACGCAAGTACAAAACGTCTTTTTCATGAGCTTGCGTATTATGTTACGTGCGCCGCTTTCAGTTATTGGCAGCATGGTGATGGCTTTTATCGTAAATGCTAAAATTGCCTTATTTTTAATGATTGGTGCACCGATTTTAGTTATTTTTTTAGCGATTATGGTAAAGCGTGGAGTGGCTTATTTTAGTGAGGTACAAGGACGTCTTGACCGAGTAAACCGCGTGCTGCAGGAGAGCTTACAGGCGATGCGTTTAGTAAAGGCTTATATGCGCGGGCATTATGAGGCGGCCCGCTTTAATAAAGTGGCAGAAGGCTTAAAGATTGATACGGTGAAAGCTTTGCGTACGATGGAGTTAATTATGCCCGTTTTACTGCTTGTCATGAATTTAAGCTTGCTTGCAGTTCTATGGTTCGGTGCAGCAGAAGTGAATAGTAACAATGCACAAGTAGGGGATTTAATAGCCATCGTCAACTATGCGATGCGTATGACAGGTGCATTTTCTATGTTTGCCTTTATTATTATCGCTTTTGCTCGTGCGAAGGCTTCGGCAGAACGTATGGAGGAAATTTTAATTATCGAGGACGGGCTTGAAATTCGTGCCGGTCAAGAAGAGGAATTTAATGAAGCGCAATTAGGAACGGTGCGTTTTGATAATGTATCATTTTCATATAATGGTGAGCTAAATGTATTACATAATGTTTCCTTTGATGTAAAACAAGGTGAAAAGCTAGCGATTATGGGGGCGACAGGAGCAGGTAAGTCGACACTGCTAAATTTAATTCCACGCTTTTATGAAGCAACAGGTGGGCAAGTATTTGTCAATGGACGTGATGTTAAGGCATGGGATTTGGATGATTTGCGTGCCATGATAGGATTTGTGCCACAGCAATCGCTTCTTTTTACAGGCTCTATTTTGGAAAATGTCAGTTGGGGCAAGGTCGATGCTAGCTTAGCAGAGGTAGAGGCAGCAACGAGACAGGCGCAAATACATGAATCTGTAGAAAGCTTCCCGAATGCTTATGAGACACGTGTTGGGCAAAAAGGTGTTAACTTATCTGGTGGACAAAAGCAACGCTTGTCGATTGCGCGTGCGCTTATTCGAAAATCACAAATATTATTATTGGATGATAGCACCTCTGCATTAGACGTTAAAACCGAGGCCGCTTTATGGGCTGCTTTAGAGAAGGAACGAGCAACAATGCTTGTCGTAACCCAAAAGATTCGTACAGCGCGCGGGGCAGACCGCATATTGCTATTAGATGCAGGACGCGTTGTAGGCTTTGGCAGTCATGATGAACTGTTACAAACAAGCAATTTATATAAAAAAATTGCACAATCACAGCAGGAACAGGGGGAGGAGCTATGA
- a CDS encoding ABC transporter ATP-binding protein, which translates to MKFLDKPFGYERVLTKADLRQTTEKKKGPRANDWKSTLARIWKIVDEQRFLLVMVLVMVVVSSALALIGPFLIGKIIDNYIVPGDFDGMLFMIGLLIAIYVVLALSLYLQNYWMIGVAQQTIYRMRVGVFNKLLRLPISFFDKRQHGELMSRATNDIETVSATLNSAFIQVFSSVLTLTGTVVVMLYLSPLLTLLTMIIIPAMFVAMRWITRRTGKLFKEQQAAVGALNGMIEETISGQRIVKAFSQEERVKEEFQERNGRLRLVGFWALAYSGYIPKVMNGLNNASFAIVAGVGGLLALNGHASIGMIVIFTEYARQFTRPLNDLANQFNTVLSAIAGAERVFSIMDEQDEIETGYIEKGHQLKGAVAFQNVSFKYEQTEEGHTLKNVSFAVERGQTAALVGATGAGKTTIMQLISRFYDTNEGAVLFDGMNVRDFTREALRSQMAFVLQEPFLFEATVYENIRYGRLNATNEEIEKAAKKANAHDFIMQLPEGYNTLLTADGSEISQGQKQLLSIARAFVADPVILLLDEATSSIDTVTEMKIQEALEVLMEGRTSFVIAHRLNTIRNADIVFVMQQGELVEAGTQEELIAKNGIYASMVG; encoded by the coding sequence ATGAAATTCCTAGACAAACCTTTTGGCTACGAGCGTGTATTGACGAAGGCAGATTTGCGGCAAACAACAGAGAAGAAAAAAGGACCTCGTGCGAATGATTGGAAGTCAACGCTAGCCCGCATTTGGAAAATTGTTGATGAGCAGCGTTTTCTATTAGTAATGGTGCTTGTAATGGTTGTTGTGAGCTCAGCTTTAGCATTAATTGGTCCGTTTTTAATTGGAAAAATAATTGACAATTATATTGTGCCAGGTGATTTTGACGGTATGCTCTTTATGATTGGCTTGCTTATAGCGATTTATGTTGTACTTGCATTATCGCTCTATTTGCAAAACTATTGGATGATTGGTGTTGCACAGCAGACAATTTATCGCATGAGAGTCGGTGTGTTTAATAAATTATTACGCCTGCCAATTAGCTTTTTTGATAAAAGGCAGCATGGAGAATTAATGAGCCGTGCAACAAATGATATTGAGACGGTAAGTGCAACACTAAATAGTGCGTTTATTCAAGTGTTCTCCAGTGTTTTAACATTGACGGGGACAGTAGTTGTTATGCTTTATTTAAGCCCGCTTTTAACATTGTTGACAATGATTATTATTCCTGCAATGTTTGTAGCAATGCGTTGGATTACACGTAGAACAGGGAAGCTATTTAAGGAACAACAGGCAGCCGTAGGTGCACTTAATGGAATGATTGAGGAAACGATATCAGGACAGCGCATTGTCAAAGCATTTTCGCAGGAAGAACGCGTGAAAGAGGAGTTTCAAGAGAGGAATGGTCGTCTAAGACTAGTAGGCTTTTGGGCATTAGCTTACTCGGGCTATATTCCGAAGGTAATGAATGGACTGAATAACGCAAGTTTTGCAATTGTAGCAGGCGTTGGGGGCTTACTCGCTTTAAATGGTCATGCTTCAATTGGGATGATTGTTATTTTTACTGAATACGCTCGCCAATTTACGCGTCCATTGAATGATTTGGCTAACCAATTCAATACGGTGCTGTCCGCAATCGCAGGAGCAGAGCGCGTGTTTTCTATAATGGATGAGCAGGACGAGATAGAAACAGGATATATCGAAAAGGGGCATCAGCTAAAGGGGGCAGTTGCTTTCCAAAATGTTTCCTTTAAATATGAGCAAACAGAGGAAGGGCATACATTAAAAAATGTAAGCTTTGCTGTAGAGCGAGGACAGACAGCCGCTTTAGTAGGGGCAACAGGTGCTGGAAAGACGACAATTATGCAGCTAATTTCTCGCTTTTATGATACAAATGAAGGTGCGGTACTGTTTGATGGTATGAATGTGCGTGATTTTACACGTGAGGCTTTACGTAGTCAAATGGCATTCGTATTGCAAGAGCCTTTTCTATTTGAGGCAACAGTTTATGAAAATATTCGCTACGGTCGCTTAAATGCAACAAATGAAGAAATAGAAAAAGCAGCTAAAAAAGCCAATGCGCATGATTTTATTATGCAATTGCCAGAAGGCTATAATACATTATTAACAGCCGATGGAAGCGAAATATCACAAGGGCAAAAGCAATTGCTATCTATTGCACGTGCCTTTGTAGCTGATCCTGTTATTTTACTATTAGATGAAGCAACAAGCAGTATCGATACAGTAACTGAAATGAAAATTCAAGAGGCGCTTGAAGTATTAATGGAGGGGCGAACAAGCTTTGTTATTGCGCATCGTTTAAATACGATTCGAAACGCGGATATTGTTTTTGTGATGCAACAAGGTGAGCTTGTAGAGGCTGGCACACAGGAGGAGTTAATTGCGAAAAATGGTATTTACGCTTCGATGGTAGGTTAA
- a CDS encoding GGDEF domain-containing phosphodiesterase yields MKGLQLSNINKELLDQTQFPSFIIDKRGYLLQWTAACENLLGYATQDFSSGSAIFTEQLFSMAPPHIYETILKSKEAIKLEPLQLLTKTEQLIEAALMASPCQFEEQQGILITCIPMKNIRTFHHDGDMLVHLKNSIMSYFMVVTVDYEGLITQCNDLFLKTSHWTPKRVIGKSFWQLFPKSSTGMQAAEEIWETLQKGNMWKGEVEKITKDGMLYWTDLLAIPIAGNRSFLLIEKDITRDKTIQLQLEKIAYIDTETGFMNVHRLEQLIDEMIQEDRRFSFVYISIDKFYTLKGLSEFNATQTLAADFAKRIKMYFQDSTAARINASDFVVITPLPEWFIQGFLAYLQQNPIYNDNIAVPLSISGSITRFPEDQLSFAQMMKASTRTITNVRKAGGNSIMSLSKEAHKALSRQALIEKRLLLALDQKNLNVLYQPQLDMQTGAIVAAEALVRWMDEEIGVVTPDELIPIAEETGLIHSIGSFVLEQACEQALAWQKQGIPLKVSINVSIREFRDKNMARSILETLERTKCPAHLIQIEITEKFALEAESETAIMKQMRKLEQEGIAFVLDDFGTGYASFRYMQLLPLKTIKIDATFIRAMTQSEKTEHLVRGIIQLAKSMQLTILAEGVETAEQFKILKSSGCDLVQGFYVCKPTTADDVKALYYNKI; encoded by the coding sequence ATGAAAGGATTACAACTATCTAACATTAATAAAGAACTATTGGACCAAACGCAGTTCCCTTCCTTTATTATTGATAAGCGCGGGTACTTATTACAATGGACAGCAGCCTGTGAAAACTTATTAGGATATGCGACACAAGATTTTTCTTCTGGGTCAGCTATATTTACTGAACAATTATTTTCCATGGCCCCCCCGCATATTTATGAAACAATTTTAAAGAGTAAGGAAGCGATAAAGCTTGAACCTTTACAGCTATTAACGAAAACGGAGCAATTAATTGAAGCTGCACTTATGGCATCACCTTGCCAATTTGAAGAGCAACAAGGAATATTGATTACCTGCATTCCAATGAAAAATATCCGCACATTCCACCATGATGGTGATATGCTTGTTCATTTGAAAAACAGCATTATGTCTTATTTCATGGTTGTGACAGTTGATTATGAAGGTCTTATTACACAATGCAATGATTTATTTTTAAAAACAAGTCACTGGACACCGAAGCGCGTTATTGGAAAGTCTTTTTGGCAGCTATTCCCAAAATCCTCTACAGGCATGCAAGCTGCTGAGGAAATTTGGGAAACACTGCAGAAGGGCAATATGTGGAAGGGCGAGGTAGAAAAAATCACAAAGGATGGTATGCTTTATTGGACTGATTTATTAGCCATCCCGATAGCAGGCAATCGCTCATTTTTATTGATTGAAAAAGATATTACACGCGATAAAACGATACAGCTACAGCTTGAAAAAATCGCTTATATTGACACAGAAACAGGCTTTATGAATGTACATCGTCTGGAGCAATTAATAGATGAAATGATACAGGAAGATCGCCGATTCTCTTTTGTTTATATTAGCATCGATAAGTTTTACACGCTGAAGGGCTTGTCAGAGTTTAATGCTACGCAAACGCTAGCCGCAGATTTTGCAAAGCGCATTAAAATGTATTTTCAGGACAGTACAGCGGCGCGCATTAATGCAAGTGATTTTGTTGTTATCACACCTTTACCAGAATGGTTTATTCAAGGGTTTTTAGCATATTTACAACAAAATCCTATTTACAACGATAATATCGCCGTGCCACTTTCAATTAGTGGTAGTATCACACGTTTTCCAGAGGACCAATTATCTTTCGCTCAGATGATGAAGGCCTCTACTAGAACAATAACAAATGTACGCAAAGCAGGAGGTAATAGCATTATGTCGCTTTCTAAAGAAGCGCATAAAGCTTTAAGTCGACAAGCACTTATTGAAAAGCGCCTTTTACTGGCTCTTGACCAAAAAAACTTAAATGTCCTATATCAGCCACAGCTAGATATGCAAACAGGAGCAATTGTTGCGGCTGAGGCACTTGTCCGCTGGATGGATGAGGAAATTGGGGTTGTCACACCAGATGAATTAATACCAATAGCTGAAGAAACAGGGCTTATCCACTCCATTGGTTCTTTTGTTTTAGAGCAAGCATGTGAGCAAGCTTTAGCATGGCAAAAGCAGGGGATTCCATTAAAAGTAAGTATCAATGTTTCGATTCGTGAATTCCGAGACAAAAATATGGCTCGCTCCATTTTAGAAACATTGGAACGTACAAAATGCCCTGCCCACTTAATTCAAATCGAAATTACTGAGAAATTTGCATTAGAGGCAGAAAGCGAAACAGCAATCATGAAGCAAATGCGTAAACTAGAGCAGGAGGGTATCGCTTTTGTGCTCGATGATTTCGGCACAGGCTATGCTTCTTTCCGCTACATGCAATTATTGCCTCTTAAAACAATAAAGATTGATGCAACATTTATTCGAGCAATGACACAATCTGAAAAAACAGAGCATCTTGTACGCGGTATTATACAGCTAGCTAAATCGATGCAACTTACGATTTTAGCAGAGGGTGTTGAAACCGCAGAACAATTTAAAATATTAAAAAGCTCGGGCTGTGATTTAGTACAAGGCTTCTATGTATGTAAGCCAACAACTGCTGATGATGTGAAGGCACTATATTACAATAAAATATAG